A portion of the Bombina bombina isolate aBomBom1 chromosome 11, aBomBom1.pri, whole genome shotgun sequence genome contains these proteins:
- the LOC128642430 gene encoding tigger transposable element-derived protein 1-like: MADKKKCRKSITLDMKLKIIRLYDEGVIQAEIGRKLGFTRTTINTVMKNREKIVAEVKSATPVNTTTIRKRDSIVADMERLLILWIENQTTRHVPVNQAIIQSKALSLFNDLKAKKGEAAKDAEFVASRGWFDRFKKRSNLHNIKVQGEAAAADTEAAESYPSEFAKIIEDGGYSMDQIFNVDETGLFWKKMPARTFIARQEKSMPGYKPAKDRITLLLGGNASGTLKLKPLFIYRFQNPRALKNYVKTRLPVHWRANKKAWVTAALFEDWFDTCFVPEVKAYCKDNNIPFKILLLVDNAPGHPRTLEELNPNIRVEFLPPNTTSLLQPMDQCVIAAFKLNYLKRTFSKCIAAIDKEEGAGQEVLSKFWKSYNILDCIKTVRDAWNDIKDTTMKRAWKKLCPQLADDSEGVDDSVANVTENIVEMARQLELEVEPEDVAELLASHTEPLSNEDLLELEEEREEEEDVQNGVENIEQPEGLTSKILFQAFRHLDSAMALFEKHDRDFERSFTVNGNISGAYSCYKEIYREKKKATLQTSIETYFSKSPSARRSSSSTDSHLDTRSSTGSPFPALASPPSPAPSLIATCSTPNSPARKRLAFEELTCETEDTSMTSSLLE, encoded by the coding sequence ATGGCAGATAAAAAGAAATGCCGTAAATCTATTACCTTGGATATGAAGCttaaaattattagattgtatgatgaaggtgtaattcaagctgaaataggccgaaagctaggcttcactaggaccacaattaacacagtcatgaagaacagagaaaaaattgttgcagaagttaaaagtgctacacctgttaacaccacaacaattcgaaaaagggatagcattgttgcagacatggagagactcctaatactttggatagaaaatcagacaacacgccatgttcctgtaaaccaggcaattatacaaagtaaagccttaagcttattcaatgacctgaaggctaagaaaggtgaagcagcaaaggatgctgaatttgttgcaagccgtggatggtttgataggtttaagaagaggtctaatctacataacatcaaagtacaaggagaggcagctgctgcagatactgaggctgcagaaagctatccaagtgaatttgcaaaaattattgaagatggaggctactccatggatcaaatttttaatgtggatgagactggtctattctggaagaagatgcctgcaagaaccttcattgcaagacaggaaaaatcaatgccaggctacaagccagctaaagatagaataacccttctgttaggtggcaatgcttctggtaccttaaagctaaagcctttgtttatttaccgttttcaaaatccaagagctttgaagaactacgttaaaactagacttccagtgcattggagggcaaataaaaaagcatgggtaactgcagccctttttgaggattggtttgacacctgctttgttccagaggtgaaagcttattgcaaagacaataatatccctttcaagatTTTGCTGCTTGTTGATAATGCTCCTGGACACCCTCGAACACTAGAAGAGCTCAACCCTAACATTAGAGTGGAATTCCTACCACCAAATACCACTTCATTACTGCAGCCCATGGATCAATGTGTCATAGCTGCCTTCAAGTTAAACTACTTAAAAAGAACATTCAGTAAGTGTATTGCAGCAATAGACAAAGAAGAAGGTGCAGGGCAAGAAGTCCTATCGAAATTCTGGAAAAGCTACAACATCTTGGATTGCATTAAAACTGTAAGAGATGCTTGGAATGACATAAAGGATACCACAATGAAAAGGgcctggaaaaaattatgcccacaGTTAGCTGATGATTCTGAAGGCGTTGATGATTCTGTAGCTAATGTTACTGAAAATATTGTAGAGATGGCAAGGCAGTTAGAGCTGGAAGTAGAgccagaagatgttgctgaactgcttgcatcccatactgagcccctcagcaatgaagatcttctagaacttgaagaggagagagaagaagaagaagatgtgcaaaatggggttgagaacattgaacagcctgaaggcttaacttcaaaaattctctttcaagCTTTCCGTCATCTTGATAGCGCCATGGCTCTTTTTGAAAAGCATGATAGGGACTTTGAAAGAAGCTTCACAGTCAATGGTAACATTTCAGGGGCTTATTCCTGTTACAAAGAAATCTACAGAGAAAAGAAGAAAGCTACACTTCAAACCTCCATAGAGACTTACTTTTCTAAAAGTCCATCAGCACGCAGATCATCATCATCGACAGACAGTCATTTGGATACCAGATCATCAACTGGCAGTCCATTTCCAGCTCTGGCATCACCACCCAGTCCTGCTCCTTCTCTTATTGCTACTTGTAGTACACCCAATTCGCCAGCAAGAAAGCGTCTCGCCTTTGAAGAGTTGACTTGTGAAACAGAAGATACCAGTATGACTTCATCCTTACTAGAATAA